In Rhodamnia argentea isolate NSW1041297 chromosome 1, ASM2092103v1, whole genome shotgun sequence, the genomic window atcaaagagGATTGCGAGATCTTCGAAAAGACCCAGTTCTAAGTGAGGACTTCAAAACTAGAAAGGATCGGATTGCATTGACATCAGCATGTAACTACAATGGCTATATGAAGCAGAAACGTTTATTCTGTTGCTGTCCCCCTTGCAGATTGCGGTGATGTTTATTAAGGATGGGAAGATTAATTGAGTTTTGTATGTTCCGGTTGGCAAAGCTGTACTGACCCTGAATATAGAAAGACAATGGCATAAACACTAATTGTTACTCTATGTATATGTCTCTGTTCTTTTGGGAGAGAAATATGAGATGTGCATGAGATCTGGCATCTATAAATAGGCAACATTTTGTAGCAAGTTTTGCATCCAACAGAGCACTTGAtagtagaaagaaagagagggattAAAACCAAAATGTCGAGGAGCAAATGCTTATGACCCAAGTTCCCTGCAGGAGATCTGTGTTGCAGTCAAAGAATTTCCCGAATTGATATATTTTATTCTCGATATTAGAGTAGTCTACCTTTAAGACGACATTCTAAATGGGTGCGCTATGGAAGCTCATTAGGCATTACAATCTTCCGAACAAGACATTGAATTTCACACAAAACAGGACAATTAAGTAGACGTTGATACATGTTTCCTTCTCGCCGCGACCTTATTGTGTCCTAGGATGTGCCTCAAAGGCATTATGTTAGCAACCACTTCCTCTCAACAGGAACTCCTCTCTATGCTGTGCTTGTGAATGGAAAATTCTGCAAGAACCCCAATCTTGCCACAGCAAAGGACTTCCTCTTCACTGGCCTCCTTTGTCACGTCCAACCAACTGAACAATTCTCGATTTGCAAACGTCCTCAACCCTGgaggtgttttctttttcccgattgGGATGATTTACTTCCAGCTCAACATTGGAAAGACCAATGCAGTCATGATCACCGGTCTAAGCAGCCAAAGTGCAGGAGTCATCACTATCACGAATGCACTGTTCAATGCAAAACCTCCTTTTTGATTGCTGTATGTACTAGATTGATTTTATTCGACACTTTGTGTCCCTTTTTTCTTCCAAGTTTCGTTGTACATGTTGGTTGGGCTGAAGATTGAATATTTCATAACTTAGAATACATCAGATCTCATCTTAAGAGTTCATTGTCAacttttcactttattttccAGAACTGTACAACAATGAATTTGTTATTTGTCAGTAGTATAATGCCGAAGCATCTGTGTCATCAGCAACTTGGCATTAGGAAATACCCAATTCAAGTGTGGTTGAGTGACGGAGGACttcaaaactagaaaatatCGGATTGCATTGACACTTGACACTAGCATGTTAGATTAGAGGATTTCCAACCTGAATGCTTTACAAGCACGAGCTGCTAATGACCATTGCCACTTCTGCTAAGGCTGCATAACCAACTAATAATGAACAATCTGTAATGACAAAACTTCAGCAGTGTCGGAGATCACAGTGCTGCGTTTGTTTATAGGGATTGGAGCCTCAAAAAATTCCTATTTTATTAGAAACTGTTATTGCTATTTGCTTGCTGTACGCGCTCGTTTGTTTGATCCACCACTTGGcatcccttctttttcttccacgtTCTGTTGTGCATGTTGGTTGGGGTTCTCATATTGCATTTCCTTTAGATTTAGCTCAACGTAGTTTATTGTCCTTTTGATATTTAGTTAATCTATGAACAAGAAGAGGGGTCAGTAACTGTTAAAAgtactgaaaaagaaaacaacagctCTGATGTAGGTTTCTTCATACATATGTAAGCAGGTTTCTTGAAGTCCCCTGATTGTAAAGCACggttatcccaaaaaaaaaaaagcgaattcATTTTGCAAAATTACAGGACAATGAACAGTACACGAAGGGTGTCCCCATGAATGGATGCTTTGATAGTTGTTATTAGTTATGGATGGTTATTATGGTTGTTGGTCAAGGGTTAGAAAATGGGAAAACCTTTAAATTCTCtactttaatcaattttccaaaGTATCAACACCATATGTGACCAAACAACTGAAAAGTTATCAGTACTGCCAAGTACTTttaaacagaaaaagagaaaaaaaaaaaaaaactgacactAGTTTCAATACAATCAACCAATTCTAACTAATACAATCTTTTGGTGCAACTATGCCTCTTCTTCTAGTTGAAGCACACTGACTATTCTTCCTCACTCTACTCAGCATATTCCTGTGTTGCCAACAGATGCTATATTAAGGTTCCACCAATCCAGATTTCATCATTTTGAGTGCTTAATTGGTGCATTTCCTACTACCAAATTGGCAACTTTTCTGTTACTCTTTCAGCTCCTGCACTGAACTCTGAAATTTAAAAGGCATAAGGTTCCATGAATGAGACTTTTTAATGATAGATTAATTAATGATAACGCTGCATAATTCTCATCTCAAAAATGATTGTTTCACTCAGACGGTCCACCATTTCTTTCATTGGGAACTCCGTTTCATGCAGATAACTATAAAGCAAGTATAGCATCAGCACTAAGATGACCAATTCAGGAGTGCTAGAGTACAGTGGGGACTACACATGCATGTGATGAAGAATAAGGTCTAGCGTTTTATGTGGGAGAAAATGTTATTGCTGGAAGAAAGATCCGGCTGTGTAGTTGTTGAACAATTGTAAAACAAGAGACATATATATCATTTGGACAATGAAAGTGATGTTTGCCTAAGGAAGAGCAAATCAGTTGATTTTTATGTGCAGTTGTTGAACATTTGTATTGTCTACAATATAAAGGGATACTGTTGACCCCTAAATGTTTATTTTCGTCAGACTTTCTCTCTGCTTCGTGTTCAGTTGGTGAATGCACATAGACTCCGAATTCTAACTTAGCACAGTCATGGATGGCCGCAGGTATATccatgaaatgaaatgtttcCAAACTTGAATAGTGGCATTTAGTTTTGGACTGGTCAAGTTTTAGGaaattgaaaatgacgattGACAAATCGGAATTCGTGGAGCGTTAAACGATCAACGATGGGtgcttctagccaattgccctctCTATGCGATGGTGTGTCTTTTCTGTAGAAACGTACATTCATGTACGTTAGAATAAAAACTGACGACAGAGGTTTGACTTAGATGATCCTTTTATATTCTCCCCTTCGCAACCCTTCGAATAACGTCGTCCATCAAGACGTTATCGTAACTTTTGGGCATCGTGACTCTTGGGCGAGAACAGTTATCACTCAAGTTAATGCGATCAATAAACgttaatgaaataatcaaatgaagaATCAAAAGTGGGATCACATTATCCATAAAATATTATAAGACGTTAAACATCCGTCTCATTGTGCCACGGTACTTAGTTGTGACATCAAATCCTTCACCAATTGTTTGGAACTTTGACGGCCGAAGATTTGAGTAACTAGGACTCTCATAGCTTACAGTACCCTAGATCTCATCTCCAGAGTTTTATCTTAACTTCTACTTTATCGTCAGATCTGGACAAGGATGAATTTGTTACCTGTCAGTACTAGTATGCCAAAGCATCTGTATCATCAGCAACTCGGTATTGGAACGAACCAATTCAAGTGTGCCAGACTGCATTGACATCAGCATGTCAACAACCACATCAGCTTAACAACTAagacatttctttttgtcaatgtTTCTGTGCTTTGTGGAGAAAAATATGAGATGTGCAAGAGTTCTGGCATCTATAAATAGGCATCATTTGGAAGCAAGTGTTCGCATCCATCAGAACACTTGAGAGTAGGTAAAAGAGAGGcacaagaaaattgaaatgacGAATAGTGCTTGGCTTTCTGCCAGTTTGGCACTCTTGGCTCTGGCACTGTCCTTTGCCGATGCCTACGACCCAAGTCCCCTGCAGGACATCTGTGTAGCAGTCCAAGAACCCAAGAATGCTTGTAAGCTTGTCTTTCCCTTCCTTGGTAGAACtctccaaattagtacattttctcttgatttcaGAGTAGTCCTCTGATGCTCTTACTGGGTGCACTGGGGAAGCTCATCGGGCATTTTGATCGGTTTTTTAAACAAGACATAGTGTACACTAATTTCAAACAAAACAAGACAATTAAGTTAACAAAACCAGAACATATCTCATTCTTGGTGGGACCTTATTGTATCCTAGGATGTACCTCAAAGCATTAGAAAGTCAGCAACAATTTCTTCTTAACAGAAACTCCTCTCTATGCAGtgtttgtgaatggaaagttctgCAAGAACCCCGCTCTTACCACGGCGAACGACTTCCTCTTTTCTGGCCTCCAAGTTCCTAGAAGCACGGCCAATCCACTGGGCTCCACAGTCACCACAGTGTTCGTGGACCAGCTACCAGGACTCAACACTCTCGGCATTTCCATGGTTCGTATTGACTTTGGAATAGGTGGTTTAAATCCTCCGCACTTTCACCCTCGTGGCTCCGAGATTTTGCTCGTCCTGGAGGGCACCCTCTATGCAGGCTTTGTCACGTCCAACCAACTGAACAATACTTTCTTTGAGAAAGTCCTCCGCCCCGGAGACGTCTTTGTTTTCCCGTTCGGGATGATTCACTTCCAGCTCAATGTTGGAAAGACCAATGCAGTCGCGATTGCGGGTCTTAGCAGCCAAAACCCAGGAGTCACCACGGTCGCTAATGACCTGTTCAATGCGAAACCTCCTATTTCCCCTGTGGTACTAGCCAAGGGGTTCCAGGTGGATGAGAAGCTCGTTGAGACACTTCAGAAGAAGTTCTGGTACGACAATTAGCCTGAGAGATGCATCTGACAAAGGTGTCATCTCTGTGTACTTGATTAAAAGAACTTTAAGTCGTCTGATGAAGTTCCCAGTTCAAGCATGAAGAAAGTTCCCTTGTGTAACATCTTATATGGATTTCAGTATAATAAGACCGTTTGCTTTCTGCACCATCTACTTGTGATGAACTTATTTCACGGAACTAAGATAGAAAAAAGACAGCAAGCTCGACACTACACTCTACCATGTCACAGGATTTCCAACCTGAATGCTTTACGAGCACGAACTGCTGATAACCATCGTCAGTTCTACAAAGCAATGAGGCGCGTGATTATTGATTAGGTTGAAATCCAATTTCATTGCTTGGTTCCGGCTTTAGTCTCGTTAAGATTTTGAAAGCCGCCACATTTTCCAGCACAACTGAGCCATTGTGGGGTTTTAGGTTACATCAGATGCATTTGGAGAACTACGAAACTATTCCTCGTTCTGTTCATTTGGCAATATTAGTTTAACACATCTGGAAGTAGAGGATTTAGAGTTTATGCACTAGAGCATGGATATAAGCAATGAGGTGCGCGACGATCACTGAGGAACGTTACTGTTCATGtcaattttgtatattttctttcggtgaaattttgaaataatctcATAGCCGGAGAAGGCTCATCGATGCGAGTATTTAGACTGGTCGTTTGTTGCCAGAGGCCACCTGATGGAGGCTCATGCGCCCCCAAGCGTCGGTGGGACAGTGCACTTGGACCTCACGCACCTTTGGCGCGAAACCGTGCAACAACGATTTACTTCAACAACTCGTTGACATCATGATGACGTCGGCGTCCCTCGTCCCGAGTGAACCCGACCCGACCAGTTCGGTTCAATCGATTGACTTGCCCGGTTCGGTTTGATCCGGTTTGGATCGATCTGACTCATCGACTTGCGTTGACCGGTGCTGATTTTCGTTGACCATTGACCCGCATTGACTGCATTGACTTTCATTGACCGGATTTTCAAACGGGCGTTTGAGCAGGCAATCGGACTCCGATTAGGGAGTTTTTTGTATCGGTGTGCTCGTATGAAGATGCTCTATACTGTGGCATATTAATGTTACATGTTTGAGGCTTTTGTGGATGGAAATTGCATATGGAACCCTATGTATGGGTATTTTTCAAGGGTACTTTTTCATTTAGTTTCATAAATGGCTTCAACATCAATAACTCCTATTGTGTCTATTCCTACTCATGGAGAGAAGCCAGAAGTTCAATGGGgttgatttcaagagatggcaacagaaaatgttgttctatctcacgaTTTTGAATTTGGTAACGTTCCTTGATGATGATGCTCCTAAGTTGAATGAAGGAGAGTCAAATAAGGAAAGGATTGCTGCTGTAAATGCGTGGAAGTATTCTGACTTCGTGTGTCGCAACTATATCCTCAATGGTTTGGACAATTCTCTCTATAATGTTTATAGTTCAGCTACCCTCGCGAGTCGCCTACGAGCTCTGGCAATCCTCTCTAGCCGGTCGCCGACCAAAATcagaaaggaagaacaaaaaaagacaagaaaaattaaaaaaaaaatcaattaataaattcaaaaaataataaaatatattattaaaatattattaaaaattgaccaCATCGGTGCCATGGCGCCGGTTGGCAAAATAacttgaattggcacaaatacaaaaggtttaggactcaattgaaaaaaaaagtttaggacttaattagtataattgcaataaatttaggattgttttggtaattttttcttaattattgTTTCGTATGACTTTCATCGAACAAATTATAATCATAACAACCAAATTTAATTGATTAGTTGATTAACCTTTAGCTCGTTTCGAAATGGTATGTATATGTTATAGGCGCATGGATCATGCATTGCCATCTGGGCAACCACTTGCCGTTGGGCCTGGCCATCTACTTGTGATGAACTTATTTCACGGAACTAAGACACAAAAAAGACAGCAAGCTCGACACTACACTCTACCATGTCACAGGATTTCCAACCTGAATGCTTTACAAGCACGAACTGCTGATAACCATCGTCAGTTCTACTAGTTATAAGGAACGAATCAGTAACAACTGGAACTTCAGTAGTTAGAGGAATCATGATGCTGCGTTGAGTTTATTGGGAATGAAGCCTCACAGGACTATTGTATTTTGGATATCATCAGTCAAAAGAAGCAACTGAATGGAAGTAATCTGCAAGCCGAGACCCATTTCGGAAGGGTTCGTGTCTATTCGCTTGCTTTTATTACTGTCAAATTGAAGGGTCTTTACAAAGCCCGCAGGAAAAAGGGCAGccgaaaggtttttttttttttttgtgtggcccaTCACCATCTGAAAGCGACGGTTTGAACAAGTCCATGGGCAGATGaggaatttcgaaaattctttCAAAAATCCGAAATTTTGTATCCCTCAAATAATTAGAAGAGATTCCAATTCAATGAATGAAATTACTTGGAACGAAAATCCATATGTCGACTAAAAGATTTGAGCCGGATGGGAAGACTCACGAATCGACCCGAATAACTAGCGGTTCAAGAATACCGATGttacgccccgactctcgagtacaCGACATCTCTACCAAAACGCCTCTAATTATAAAAGATAATGTCCCGAGTACGTTATCGATTGTCGATGCTATAGCGCGCATGCGGAAACGCGAACtctcccaaatcaagaaaaacactAGGAATAGAAATAATATCAACAACATCAGCCATATACCGGAACAACTGTCAATACAATACCAAAAGCAGATGATtattaaccctactgagctatagtcaaatacaaccccattcttcaggGCGGCTCTCTAAAACCAACAAAAAGGGTATGAGGATTAGGTAGGGTTaagttctcatctactcccaaaaaaatCCTGTCGGTATCTATCAAAAGACTACGAGCCCTTGAAGTCATGGTGAAGGATCGCAATCGGAAGCCAACGAATGCTCTGAAGAAGACTCAACGATATCTTTCTCAATtgggtcggggtcggggtcaGAGTTGTGCTCGGGGTCTACGATCTCACCGTCCGGCGTATCGAGTTCCACCGGAACTTAGGATGGAACAGATGGAACCGTGTTAGGTGGCCCCTTGAGTCCATGGAGTGGGCCTCAAGTTTCCACCCCATCATCCAagaaccaggctttgaagacATGTGCCACACGTTACGGCAAGCCTTCATCGACCCGGACCGTAGTGATGTGAAGTTCCCAAGTCCTATTCGTACCCGGTTCCGAACGATACATGATATTGTAGGATTGGTCAACCGGGATCCCGAACCTAACAGGTCGTTGCATCACTGTGGGCTTGAAATGGTTaacacggggtgagataaaaatctccgtgagtcaacacctaagcccggctagggcgttgattcatcCAGAGGGTCCTAtcagtcaatcacatattgacatataaatattccaatcacatgcagctcactgCTGAAAATCATACAAGTATGTAATTCTCGACTTAGTATGCCACACATAACAATCCATGGACATCACGTCAATCGCACACGCAGACACCACatgtggtccgattattaacggtcatctggcccaattgcacacgactgGTGTGACTTTACATTACGACTGGCATTGTCTATTGGCGGGACCATGCTTTGTCCCTTACTTTCGGCGACGGCATTTGATAGTCCGTGTGACTCTGATTGACACATCACAAAACTACCTGAAATCCCAAGAAgagcttcggtccgtcacaagctacaACCGGCATCCGCTCAATTCAACGACATGGAAAGgcgtgcatctaacaagtcaTGGAATTCCGATCGATACGACATGACATTGTCGGGAATATTCCGTCGTGTGACCATTCAAGCACAATTATCAACCAATTCGTTTTATCTTTACGTTTAACCAATTGTCATACAAACGTGCTCGAGATCAACCACAACCTCCgttatgcaattcgtgcaactTATGCTTACATATATCCACCCAAATGTAAATATTATCCACCGGACT contains:
- the LOC125316395 gene encoding germin-like protein subfamily 1 member 20 isoform X2 — its product is MTNSAWLSASLALLALALSFADAYDPSPLQDICVAVQEPKNALFVNGKFCKNPALTTANDFLFSGLQVPRSTANPLGSTVTTVFVDQLPGLNTLGISMVRIDFGIGGLNPPHFHPRGSEILLVLEGTLYAGFVTSNQLNNTFFEKVLRPGDVFVFPFGMIHFQLNVGKTNAVAIAGLSSQNPGVTTVANDLFNAKPPISPVVLAKGFQVDEKLVETLQKKFWYDN
- the LOC125316395 gene encoding germin-like protein subfamily 1 member 20 isoform X1, with amino-acid sequence MTNSAWLSASLALLALALSFADAYDPSPLQDICVAVQEPKNACKLVFPFLVFVNGKFCKNPALTTANDFLFSGLQVPRSTANPLGSTVTTVFVDQLPGLNTLGISMVRIDFGIGGLNPPHFHPRGSEILLVLEGTLYAGFVTSNQLNNTFFEKVLRPGDVFVFPFGMIHFQLNVGKTNAVAIAGLSSQNPGVTTVANDLFNAKPPISPVVLAKGFQVDEKLVETLQKKFWYDN